tacttccctgtaagctaaccacccgcccctcctcgcttcaatcaccgcttgcagaggcaataaagtcattgttgcttcacattcatgcattttttattcattcatcacacaaatagggggatgactaccaaggtagcccaggaggggtggtggaggagggaaggaaaatgccacacagcactttaagcacagcactttaaaagtttacaactttaaaatttattgaatgacagccttcttttttttgggcaatcctctgtggtggagtggctggttggccggaggcccccccaccgcgttcttgggcgtctgggtgtggaggctatggaacttggggaggagggcggttggttacagaggggctgcagtggcagtctgtgctccagctgcctttgctgcagctcaaccatacactggagcatactggtttggtcctgcagcagcctcagcattgaatcctgcctcctctcatcacgctgccgccacatttgagcttcagccctgtcttcagcccgccacttactctcttcagcccgccacctctcctcccggtcattttgtgctttcctgcactctgacattatttgcctccacgcattcgtctgtgctctgtgagtgtgggaggacagcatgagctcggagaacatttcatcgcgagtgcgtttttttttctttctaagcttcactagcctctgggaaggagaagatcctgtgatcattgaaacacatgcagctggtggagaaaaaaaaagggacagcggtatttaaaaagacacattttataaaacagtggctacactctttcagggtaaaccttgctgttaacattacatacatagcacatgtgctttcgttacaaggtcgcattttgcctcctcccaccgcgtgactaccccctcaaccttcccccctccctgtggctaacagcggggaacatttctgtttagccacaggcaaacagcccagcaggaatgggctcctctgagtgtcccctgaagaaaagcactctatttcaaccaggtgaccatgaattagatctcactctcctgaggataacacagagagataaagaacggatgttgtttgaatgccagcaaacatacactgcaatgctttgttctacaatgattcccgagtacgtgctactggcctggagtggtaaagtgtcctaccatgaaggacgcaataaggctgccctccccagaaaccttttgcaaaggctttaggactacatctaggagaaccgcaaatgccagggcaaagtaatcctttcacatgcttgcttttaaaccatgtatagtattttaaaaggtacactcaccagaggtcccttctccgcctgctgggtccaggaggcagccttgggtgggttcggggggtactggctccaggtctagggtgagaaacagttcctggctgtcgggaaaaccggtttctccgcttgcttgctgtgagctatctacaacctcctcctcatcatcatcttcttcgtccccaaaacctgcttccgtattgcctccatctccattgaaggagtcaaacaacacggctggggtagtggtggctgaaccccctaaaatggcatgcagctcatcatagaagcggcatgtttggggctctgacccagagcggctgttcgcctctctggttttctggtaggcttgcctcagctccttcagtttcacgcggcactgcttcgggtccctgttatggcctctgtccttcatgccctgggagattttcacaaaggttttggcatttcgaaaactggaacggagttctgatagcacggattcctctccccaaacagcgatcagatcccgtacctcccgttcggtccatgctggagctcttttgcgattctgggactccatcatggtcacctgtgctgatgagctctgcatggtcacctgcagcttgccacgctggcgaaacaggaaatgagattcaaaagttcgcggttcttttcctgtcaacctggccagtgcatctgagttgagagtgctgtccagagcggtcataatggagcactctgggatagctcccggaggccaataccatcgaattgtgtccacagtaccccaaattcgagccggcaacgtcgatttaagcgctaatccacttgtcaggggtggagtaaggaaatcgattttaagagccctttaagtcgaaataaagggcttcattgtgtggacgggtgcaggtttacatcgatttaacgctgctaaattcgacctaaagtcctagtgtagaccagggctcaggactGATGATTTCAAACCCAGGTCAATTACATCACTCTAACTCAAACAGGAGGTAAACAAAGGCATATATTACTGAGGCCAGAGCATCATCCACAAAACTGTGATGCAGTTCTCCTAGCCTCACCAAGATGATGGATCACATTTCTCCTGGATGTTGCTGTTTGCTAACTCAGTGAAACATGTAGAAGATCACGTGCACTATAGCTGGCTTGACAATTTTGTGGGAAAGCATTCTTGGCTGGAGAAGACcacactgtgggcctgatccaaagcccaggaaAGTCAATGGCAgggtttccattgacttcactgcacCTTGGCTCAGGTTAGTGGGAGTAAGCTCTTTTAAACAACTTCCTCTGCCTACAGCTACAACCGCTGGCTTCCTCTAGGCTTTAACTTCCACTATCTCTTCCAAGGCTagacacaaagggtatgtctacactagagcaggaggtgtaatttccagcttggatAGACATGCCTGCTCTAGCCCTGATGGAgtgagcatgctaaaaatagtaatgCAGCTGCCTGGGGGGCAGGACAGGCTAGCTGCCCTGCACACATTCCTTTCTGATCCTTGGTGCACACTCAGGGTGGCTAGCTCACCTGCCTCCCACGTGGCCGtggctgcactgctatttttagcttgctTGTTCGATCAGCACTAGTGCATGCACACTTACCctagctggaaattacacctccagttcCCAGGTAGATGTAGCCTGGGACAGCTGGGTGCCAGTGACAGCGATGGTTGTATATCATTGGCACATTGTTGGCATCTGAGCCCAGTAGGTCTTACTATTTCTCCTAGTGGTTCTGTGTTAATATTGAACAGGCCACAGGAGAGACGTCTTGTGGCAGAGGTGCAATTTCCCATCATTAACCTCTGCATGTGGCTCTCCCGGAAGGATTCCaaacattttaatgaattttCTTGGGTCCCCTACACCCCTTCTCTCAATTAGGATACCAGGAGCAGCATCTTGTGATCGACCATACTGAATGTTGTGGAGAGATCCAGAAGTATATTTGGCCATTATTCTGCAACATAGGATGAACAGACATGTAccttacagaatcatagaaatgtagggctggaaggcaccTCAAGGAGTCATCAAGTCCCACCCTCTGTGCtgcagcaggaccaagtaaacctagtcccgtggttctcaaccggggcgtgtccccctgggggtatgcagaggtcttccgagGATAtaccaactcatctagatatttttaTAGTTTTACAAGagattacataaaaagcactagcaaagtcagtacaaactaaaatttcatacagacagtgacttgtttatactgctgtatatactatacactgaaatgtaagtacaagatttatattccagttgatttattttataattatatggtaaaaatgagagagtcagcaatttgtcagtactAGTGTGACTGTGATACttctgcatttttatgtctgattttgtaagcactGTTTTTTAAGGGAGGTGACACTCGGGGGgaacgcaagacaaatcagactcctgaaaggttgagagccactgacttagaccatccctgacgggggttgtccaacctgttcttaaacacttccaaggatggggattccacagcctcccttgaaagcctgttctagtgcttaatcacccttatagttaggccatgtctacactatacacTTTGGTTGATGCAAGTAATGGCAACATAAAGGTACTGGAGATAGTATATCTCTTGAGTGCATTCATAGTTGGCTCCTTGTGCTGGCACTGCaggtactcaccaggagtgcatGTGTCGATATacagtgcagtgcaccatgggtagatGTCTCAGTGTGCAACTTGCCATCGTCTGGCACGCTGTCTTTGTGGGCAAGGCATGGCTAGGCAGAAACGAGTCCTGCAGGGGTCACTGGGAGCGAGGGGCGCCACGTTTACATCATGCAACCTTCTCCAGGCCATAATGCCACCCAAACCCATAATTttcttgcctttttaaaaatcccacaaatcTGGACAGTGCTTGTTGCTGGCCGCCATCTCTGATAAAAGCATGGAGCCCACATAGCTCTGCACCATTAtcatgagcattgcaaacacagaaggcacaatcctccagtatttgcagagccacaggAAGAACCACAGCTGTGGGGAATGTGGTAGTTTCAGGGAGAACAGGTGGCTGTGGGACATAGCGACAACAAGTTCAGGTGTGTTGGTAGAATTCAGGGAGCAGCTGCAGAGGGTGGAGCGccgcttctgggcctgagaaatgagcactgactggtgggacagcACGGTAATGCAGGGTTGGAATGACAAACAGTGGCCGCAGAACTTTCCAAAGTGCatggccacattcctggatctgtgtgctgagctcaccccagccttCCAGAGCAGGGATACCAaagtgaga
The nucleotide sequence above comes from Caretta caretta isolate rCarCar2 chromosome 1, rCarCar1.hap1, whole genome shotgun sequence. Encoded proteins:
- the LOC125630528 gene encoding uncharacterized protein LOC125630528, yielding MQSSSAQVTMMESQNRKRAPAWTEREVRDLIAVWGEESVLSELRSSFRNAKTFVKISQGMKDRGHNRDPKQCRVKLKELRQAYQKTREANSRSGSEPQTCRFYDELHAILGGSATTTPAVLFDSFNGDGGNTEAGFGDEEDDDEEEVVDSSQQASGETGFPDSQELFLTLDLEPVPPEPTQGCLLDPAGGEGTSAACVSMITGSSPSQRLVKLRKKKKRTRDEMFSELMLSSHTHRAQTNAWRQIMSECRKAQNDREERWRAEESKWRAEDRAEAQMWRQRDERRQDSMLRLLQDQTSMLQCMVELQQRQLEHRLPLQPLCNQPPSSPSSIASTPRRPRTRWGGLRPTSHSTTEDCPKKRRLSFNKF